Proteins encoded within one genomic window of Oncorhynchus mykiss isolate Arlee chromosome 27, USDA_OmykA_1.1, whole genome shotgun sequence:
- the LOC110507570 gene encoding golgin subfamily A member 6-like protein 22 isoform X2, translating to MGVFIFTALFWTLSGVGCLPLSSSLQVGKVADCLQDSLNSNGGVPHPGCDKLKTDDAVHRHQGLLRELQELAQEERERERDYGREKKQNEENQAEGERDRERREEEEQNDDQKETEKEELREKEMKAEGVEEEVEMKDRTNEEMREEPRLEEKRGDEEENAKELEELFSRELRKIGEEEKEDRELEELLKELKKKRYESVKEKELQRGSEAEEERNKDEGEEQKKGEKEQLDILEIEERKRSKERNNNEVELLVEKEKVERELKELLEEQDSKKNVEKEKEREEKQEELAELLKKMKRVQEEEEERKEEKRETAGDEAKVDNEREKEGEIRKELEKLKAGESEEVKDPQQKRVMEKASDESTRQFEKERNRDDDDDEEADEADEVENNEDWEEEEEDEDKKEDVEQDEGEELLEIEAELRKVAAELQELHRGR from the exons ATGGGAGTTTTTATTTTCACGGCGTTGTTTTGGACCTTAAGTGGAG tgggaTGCctgcctctatcctcctctctacagGTTGGAAAG GTTGCTGACTGTCTTCAGGACTCCCTGAATAGTAATGGCGGTGTGCCACATCCTGGCTGTGACAAACTGAAAACTG ATGATGCTGTCCACAGGCACCAGGGTCTCCTGAGGGAGCTGCAGGAGCTGGCCCAGGAGG agagggaaagagagagagactatgggAGGGAGAAAAAGCAAAATGAGGAGAACCAGgccgagggagagagggacagagagaggagggaggaggaggagcagaatgATGACCAGAAGGAGACTGAGAAAgaagaactgagagagaaagagatgaaggcagaaggggtagaggaggaggtggagatgaAGGACAGAACgaatgaggagatgagagaagagccCAGACTGGAGGAGAAAAGGGGGGATGAGGAAGAGAACGCGAAGGAGCTGGAAGAGCTCTTCTCAAGGGAGCTAAggaagataggagaggaggaaaaagaggacaggGAGCTTGAGGAGCTGCTCAAGGAGCTGAAGAAGAAAAGGTACGAGTCGGTGAAGGAGAAAGAGCTCCAGAGAGGGTcagaagcagaggaggagaggaacaaggatgagggggaggagcagaaaaagggagagaaagagcagcTAGATATTCTTGAGATTGAAGAAAGGAAACGCAGCAAGGAGAGGAACAACAACGAGGTGGAGCTGCTGGTGGAGAAAGAGAAGGTGGAGCGGGAGCTCAAGGAGCTGCTGGAGGAACAGGACAGCAAGAAGAAcgtggagaaggagaaagagagggaggaaaaacaGGAAGAACTAGCGGAGCTCCTCAAAAAGATGAAACGTgtgcaagaggaggaggaggagagaaaagaggagaagagagaaactgCCGGGGATGAGGCGAAAGTGGACAATGAGcgtgagaaggagggagagattcGCAAGGAATTGGAGAAGTTGAAAgcgggagagagtgaggaggttAAGGATCCTCAGcagaagagagtgatggagaaagCAAGTGATGAGTCGACCCGTCAGTTTGAAAAGGAGAGGAACAGGGACGATGACGATGATGAAGAAGCAGATGAGGCAGATGAGGTTGAAAACAATGAGGAttgggaagaggaagaggaggatgaggataaaaAGGAGGATGTTGAGCAGGATGAAGGAGAA GAGCTTCTGGAGATTGAGGCAGAGCTGCGAAAAGTGGCTGCAGAGCTTCAGGAGCTTCACAGGGGTCGTTAA
- the LOC110507570 gene encoding golgin subfamily A member 6-like protein 22 isoform X1: MRLGRRALRCRRSSCPCRRRSPPWSSTIVGCLPLSSSLQVGKVADCLQDSLNSNGGVPHPGCDKLKTDDAVHRHQGLLRELQELAQEERERERDYGREKKQNEENQAEGERDRERREEEEQNDDQKETEKEELREKEMKAEGVEEEVEMKDRTNEEMREEPRLEEKRGDEEENAKELEELFSRELRKIGEEEKEDRELEELLKELKKKRYESVKEKELQRGSEAEEERNKDEGEEQKKGEKEQLDILEIEERKRSKERNNNEVELLVEKEKVERELKELLEEQDSKKNVEKEKEREEKQEELAELLKKMKRVQEEEEERKEEKRETAGDEAKVDNEREKEGEIRKELEKLKAGESEEVKDPQQKRVMEKASDESTRQFEKERNRDDDDDEEADEADEVENNEDWEEEEEDEDKKEDVEQDEGEELLEIEAELRKVAAELQELHRGR; encoded by the exons tgggaTGCctgcctctatcctcctctctacagGTTGGAAAG GTTGCTGACTGTCTTCAGGACTCCCTGAATAGTAATGGCGGTGTGCCACATCCTGGCTGTGACAAACTGAAAACTG ATGATGCTGTCCACAGGCACCAGGGTCTCCTGAGGGAGCTGCAGGAGCTGGCCCAGGAGG agagggaaagagagagagactatgggAGGGAGAAAAAGCAAAATGAGGAGAACCAGgccgagggagagagggacagagagaggagggaggaggaggagcagaatgATGACCAGAAGGAGACTGAGAAAgaagaactgagagagaaagagatgaaggcagaaggggtagaggaggaggtggagatgaAGGACAGAACgaatgaggagatgagagaagagccCAGACTGGAGGAGAAAAGGGGGGATGAGGAAGAGAACGCGAAGGAGCTGGAAGAGCTCTTCTCAAGGGAGCTAAggaagataggagaggaggaaaaagaggacaggGAGCTTGAGGAGCTGCTCAAGGAGCTGAAGAAGAAAAGGTACGAGTCGGTGAAGGAGAAAGAGCTCCAGAGAGGGTcagaagcagaggaggagaggaacaaggatgagggggaggagcagaaaaagggagagaaagagcagcTAGATATTCTTGAGATTGAAGAAAGGAAACGCAGCAAGGAGAGGAACAACAACGAGGTGGAGCTGCTGGTGGAGAAAGAGAAGGTGGAGCGGGAGCTCAAGGAGCTGCTGGAGGAACAGGACAGCAAGAAGAAcgtggagaaggagaaagagagggaggaaaaacaGGAAGAACTAGCGGAGCTCCTCAAAAAGATGAAACGTgtgcaagaggaggaggaggagagaaaagaggagaagagagaaactgCCGGGGATGAGGCGAAAGTGGACAATGAGcgtgagaaggagggagagattcGCAAGGAATTGGAGAAGTTGAAAgcgggagagagtgaggaggttAAGGATCCTCAGcagaagagagtgatggagaaagCAAGTGATGAGTCGACCCGTCAGTTTGAAAAGGAGAGGAACAGGGACGATGACGATGATGAAGAAGCAGATGAGGCAGATGAGGTTGAAAACAATGAGGAttgggaagaggaagaggaggatgaggataaaaAGGAGGATGTTGAGCAGGATGAAGGAGAA GAGCTTCTGGAGATTGAGGCAGAGCTGCGAAAAGTGGCTGCAGAGCTTCAGGAGCTTCACAGGGGTCGTTAA